Proteins encoded within one genomic window of Brachybacterium muris:
- the istA gene encoding IS21 family transposase: protein MVRKIRAKLVLQLRAEGLSGRAISSSQGMSRKSVRAVFEAADAAGIGWGDIADVADEQVYARLFPGRGEHESVFAQPDWEQVHREMARVGVTLKLLHGEYFDATTAAGDPAMGYDRFCRTYQHHVMVTGAASRVGHKAGQSVEVDWSGPTMELADPVTGEVSKVFLFVACLPFSRYAFCFPALDMRQESWLRAHVAMFEALGGTVPRIVPDNLKTGVVKHPREGEIVLNDAYREMAAHYSAAVLPGRVRKPKDKASVENTVAHVATWVIAGLRDQRFTSLPELAAAIGQRMEAYNAEPFQKRPGSRASVFDAEERPLLTPLPAVPYEISTWHYGRRVGRNGHVTFARNFYSAPFAHIGAKVDLRITARTLEIYQGSQRLTSHLLLPETASNEYRTNDADLPAGERFQAWDAQRVRAWADRVGPATVIVIQRIFESVPIVEQGLDPALAVLRLSRRFSVDRVEAACALALTGRVRSPRYAHLHPILATGQDKVAALRPPREEPAEDGGYVRGADYYAGGVR from the coding sequence ATGGTACGGAAGATCAGGGCGAAGCTGGTGCTCCAGCTGCGCGCAGAAGGTCTGTCGGGGCGAGCGATTTCGTCCTCGCAGGGCATGTCCCGCAAGTCCGTGAGGGCGGTGTTCGAGGCCGCTGACGCTGCAGGGATCGGGTGGGGCGATATCGCGGACGTCGCCGATGAGCAGGTGTATGCCCGGTTGTTCCCGGGCCGGGGCGAGCACGAGAGCGTGTTCGCACAGCCGGACTGGGAACAGGTCCATCGAGAGATGGCCAGGGTCGGCGTGACGCTGAAGCTGTTGCACGGCGAGTACTTCGACGCGACCACGGCGGCTGGGGATCCGGCGATGGGGTATGACCGGTTTTGCCGCACCTACCAGCACCACGTCATGGTCACCGGTGCCGCTTCGAGAGTCGGTCACAAGGCCGGCCAGAGCGTGGAGGTCGACTGGTCCGGCCCCACGATGGAGCTGGCCGATCCGGTCACCGGCGAGGTCTCGAAGGTGTTCTTGTTCGTTGCCTGCCTGCCTTTTTCTCGTTACGCGTTCTGCTTCCCGGCGCTGGATATGCGCCAGGAGTCCTGGCTGCGAGCGCACGTAGCGATGTTCGAGGCGCTGGGCGGGACGGTCCCGAGGATCGTTCCGGACAACCTCAAGACCGGTGTGGTGAAGCACCCCCGCGAGGGCGAGATCGTCCTGAACGATGCGTATCGCGAGATGGCAGCGCATTACTCGGCGGCGGTGCTCCCGGGGAGGGTGCGGAAACCGAAAGACAAGGCGAGCGTGGAGAACACCGTCGCGCACGTCGCGACCTGGGTCATCGCCGGGCTGCGGGATCAGCGATTCACGTCCCTGCCCGAACTTGCAGCCGCCATCGGGCAGCGGATGGAGGCCTATAACGCGGAGCCGTTCCAGAAGCGGCCCGGATCCCGCGCCAGCGTGTTCGACGCGGAGGAGCGGCCGCTGCTGACGCCGCTGCCGGCGGTGCCCTACGAGATCTCGACATGGCACTACGGACGACGAGTGGGCAGGAACGGGCACGTCACGTTCGCGCGGAACTTCTACTCCGCGCCGTTCGCGCACATCGGCGCGAAGGTCGATCTGCGCATCACGGCCCGGACGCTGGAGATCTATCAGGGCAGCCAGCGACTGACCAGTCACCTGCTGCTCCCGGAGACCGCGAGCAATGAGTACCGCACCAACGACGCGGACCTACCTGCGGGCGAGCGTTTCCAGGCCTGGGACGCGCAGAGGGTGCGGGCGTGGGCAGATCGGGTCGGGCCGGCCACGGTGATCGTGATCCAGCGGATCTTCGAGTCCGTGCCGATCGTGGAACAGGGCCTGGATCCCGCGTTGGCGGTGCTACGGCTCTCTCGCCGCTTCTCCGTAGATCGGGTCGAGGCGGCCTGCGCACTCGCGCTGACGGGACGGGTCCGTTCACCGCGCTATGCGCATCTGCACCCGATCTTGGCCACCGGGCAGGACAAGGTCGCCGCCCTGCGTCCACCCCGCGAGGAACCCGCGGAAGACGGCGGATACGTCCGTGGCGCCGACTACTACGCCGGAGGTGTCCGGTGA
- a CDS encoding ATP-binding protein: MSVIDNDTKRKLREMGATALLDAIDAQDEAHVLGMSFQERLQLIVDEAHSIFNHGKVEGLIRRAGLRYPGADLRRLDLVEERGLNRNVIAQLATCSFIQRQQNVVFQGFTGSGKSYLGCALAKQACQHRLRAHYIRMPDLEEAWALAKDKPQGQTKFLRKYSTFSLLVIDEWLLDHPDEGMRSMLLELLERRYDTGSTVFCTQYPKKDWHARLGGAVHADAIMDRIVHNTIWIDTGDRNMREHTALPQ; this comes from the coding sequence GTGAGCGTGATCGATAACGACACGAAGCGGAAGCTGCGCGAGATGGGCGCGACCGCGCTGCTGGACGCGATCGATGCCCAGGATGAGGCTCACGTGCTGGGGATGTCGTTCCAGGAACGGCTCCAGCTGATCGTGGACGAGGCGCATTCCATCTTCAATCATGGAAAGGTCGAGGGTCTGATCCGCCGGGCGGGGCTGCGTTATCCCGGAGCGGACCTGCGGCGGCTGGATCTGGTCGAGGAACGGGGACTGAACCGGAACGTGATCGCGCAACTGGCAACCTGCTCCTTCATCCAGCGGCAACAGAACGTGGTCTTCCAGGGCTTCACCGGCTCAGGGAAGTCCTACCTCGGCTGCGCGCTGGCGAAGCAGGCCTGCCAGCACCGGCTCCGAGCCCACTACATCCGAATGCCCGACCTCGAAGAGGCCTGGGCCCTGGCAAAGGACAAGCCGCAGGGCCAGACGAAGTTCCTGCGGAAGTACTCCACGTTCTCGCTGCTGGTGATCGACGAGTGGCTGCTGGACCATCCTGACGAGGGAATGCGTTCGATGCTGCTGGAACTGCTCGAGCGCCGCTATGACACCGGCTCGACCGTGTTCTGCACCCAGTACCCGAAGAAGGACTGGCACGCCCGGCTCGGTGGAGCAGTCCACGCCGATGCGATCATGGACCGCATCGTGCACAACACAATCTGGATCGACACCGGCGACAGGAACATGCGAGAACACACCGCACTGCCCCAGTGA
- a CDS encoding PhoH family protein, protein MDETTTARETMPADGDIAGPSTAGASSPGAAVTGAGGGTPVVPSLVPGAAQEMLPDVETGVITYVLDTSVLLADPHSLTRFAEHDIVLPIVVITELEAKRHHPDLGYFARQALRILDDLRDLHGNLSMPLPIGQDGGRVHVELNHQSTAALPDGFRLGDNDTRILAVAKNLQLEGKHVVLVSKDLPMRIKASASGVHAEEYRAELARDRGYTGMVTTTVDEQTMSDLYDGELVEIPEVAHQPVHTGLTITSPRGSALGRVTKDKQVRLVPGDQTVFGVAGRSAEQRIAIDLLLDESIGIVSLGGRAGTGKSALALCTGLEAVLERRTQRKIMVFRPLFAVGGQELGYLPGDQSEKMGPWGQAVFDTLGSMVSQNVIDEVLSRGMLEVLPLTHIRGRSLHDAFVIVDEAQSLERNVLLTMLSRIGQNSRVVLTHDIAQRDNLRIGRYDGIASVVEALKEKDLFAHITLQRSERSKVAELVTHVLDEPIP, encoded by the coding sequence ATGGACGAGACCACCACAGCCCGAGAGACGATGCCCGCCGACGGCGACATCGCAGGGCCCAGCACTGCCGGGGCCAGCAGTCCCGGAGCTGCCGTCACCGGAGCAGGAGGGGGCACGCCGGTCGTGCCGTCGCTGGTGCCCGGGGCCGCTCAGGAGATGCTGCCGGACGTCGAGACCGGCGTGATCACCTACGTGCTGGACACCTCCGTGCTGCTGGCCGATCCGCACTCCCTCACCCGCTTCGCCGAGCACGACATCGTGCTGCCGATCGTGGTGATCACCGAGCTGGAGGCCAAGCGCCACCACCCCGACCTGGGCTACTTCGCCCGGCAGGCCCTGCGCATCCTGGACGACCTGCGCGACCTCCACGGCAACCTCTCCATGCCCCTGCCCATCGGCCAGGACGGCGGTCGGGTGCACGTGGAGCTGAACCACCAGTCCACCGCCGCCCTGCCCGACGGCTTCCGACTGGGCGACAACGACACCCGCATCCTCGCGGTCGCCAAGAACCTGCAGCTAGAGGGCAAGCACGTGGTGCTGGTGTCCAAGGACCTGCCCATGCGCATCAAGGCCTCGGCCTCCGGCGTCCACGCCGAGGAGTACCGGGCCGAGCTCGCCCGCGACCGCGGCTACACCGGCATGGTCACCACCACCGTGGACGAGCAGACCATGAGCGACCTGTACGACGGCGAGCTGGTGGAGATCCCCGAGGTGGCCCACCAGCCCGTGCACACCGGGCTCACCATCACCAGCCCCCGCGGCTCCGCGCTGGGACGGGTCACCAAGGACAAGCAGGTGCGACTGGTCCCCGGTGACCAGACGGTGTTCGGGGTGGCCGGTCGCTCCGCCGAGCAGCGCATCGCGATCGATCTGCTGCTGGACGAGTCCATCGGCATCGTGTCCCTGGGCGGTCGCGCCGGCACCGGCAAGAGTGCCCTGGCCCTGTGCACCGGGCTGGAGGCCGTGCTGGAGCGCCGCACCCAGCGCAAGATCATGGTGTTCCGCCCCCTGTTCGCCGTCGGTGGCCAGGAACTGGGCTACCTACCCGGGGACCAGAGCGAGAAGATGGGACCGTGGGGACAGGCAGTGTTCGACACCCTGGGCTCGATGGTGTCCCAGAACGTGATCGACGAGGTGCTCTCCCGCGGGATGCTCGAGGTGCTGCCGCTGACCCACATCCGCGGCCGATCCCTGCACGACGCCTTCGTGATCGTGGACGAGGCGCAGTCCCTGGAGCGCAACGTACTGCTGACCATGCTCTCCCGCATCGGTCAAAACTCCCGCGTGGTCCTCACCCACGACATCGCCCAGCGCGACAACCTGCGGATCGGCCGGTACGACGGCATCGCCAGCGTGGTCGAGGCGCTGAAGGAGAAGGACCTCTTCGCCCACATCACCCTGCAGCGCTCCGAGCGGTCTAAGGTCGCGGAGCTGGTCACCCACGTCCTGGACGAGCCGATCCCGTGA
- a CDS encoding isoprenyl transferase, with protein sequence MVDDDSLLYRVYERRLTRELESYELPQHLGVIVDGNRRWAKASGATTAEGHRVGAAKIVEFLTWCEDLHIPLVTVWMLSTDNLSRPPEELDALYGIIKDTVEQIIDAGYCVRLTGSAEILPEEVRGAIGRIQEDAEPDSRLTVNVAIGYGGREEIVDAVRELVLDLGARGLDPEQIAAGISIDSITEHLYTRGQPDPDLIIRTSGEQRLSGFLLWQSVHSEYWFCETYWPGFRRVDLLRALRDFCRRERRFGS encoded by the coding sequence ATGGTCGATGACGACTCCCTGCTGTACCGCGTGTACGAGCGCCGCCTCACCCGGGAGCTGGAGAGCTACGAGCTGCCCCAGCACCTCGGGGTGATCGTGGACGGCAACCGCCGCTGGGCCAAGGCCTCCGGTGCCACCACCGCCGAGGGACATCGCGTGGGCGCCGCCAAGATCGTCGAGTTCCTGACCTGGTGCGAGGACCTCCACATCCCCCTGGTCACCGTGTGGATGCTCTCCACCGACAACCTGTCCCGCCCCCCGGAGGAGCTCGACGCCCTGTACGGGATCATCAAGGACACCGTCGAGCAGATCATCGACGCCGGCTACTGCGTGCGCCTCACCGGAAGTGCAGAGATCCTCCCGGAGGAGGTGCGTGGAGCCATCGGCCGCATCCAGGAGGATGCCGAGCCCGACTCCCGTCTCACCGTGAACGTCGCCATCGGCTACGGCGGCCGCGAGGAGATCGTGGATGCCGTGCGCGAACTGGTGCTGGACCTGGGGGCACGCGGTCTGGATCCCGAGCAGATCGCCGCCGGCATCAGCATCGACTCCATCACCGAGCACCTCTACACCCGTGGGCAGCCCGACCCGGACCTGATCATCCGCACCTCCGGTGAACAGCGCCTCTCCGGATTCCTGCTGTGGCAGTCGGTGCACTCCGAGTACTGGTTCTGCGAGACCTACTGGCCCGGTTTCCGCAGAGTGGACCTGCTGCGAGCGCTGCGCGACTTCTGCCGGCGCGAGCGCCGCTTCGGCAGCTGA
- the trhA gene encoding PAQR family membrane homeostasis protein TrhA: MAESGGTELAAEQIPTAEHYPFAPRTLTRAMARRAAQLGLQLPKPRLRGMIHLATFPVVLITGLLLVAFGETLAIRLACTVFVATASLLFGISALYHRGTWSPQHAIILRRFDHANIFLIIAGTYTPLAISLLQPRDAATLLAICWGGAAVGVLFRLFWTGAPRWLYVPAYIALGWVAIFYMPQMLAGGGWAVVSLLVAGGLAYTAGAMVYAVKRPDPSPAWFGYHEIFHVGTVAGFACHFAAVALSIS, translated from the coding sequence GTGGCGGAGTCCGGCGGCACCGAGCTCGCCGCCGAGCAGATCCCCACCGCGGAGCACTACCCGTTCGCGCCGCGCACGCTCACCCGCGCGATGGCACGCCGCGCCGCGCAGCTGGGCCTGCAGCTGCCGAAGCCGCGGCTGCGCGGCATGATCCACCTGGCCACCTTTCCCGTGGTGCTGATCACCGGCCTGCTGCTGGTGGCCTTCGGCGAGACCCTCGCGATCCGCCTGGCGTGCACGGTGTTCGTGGCCACCGCATCCCTGCTGTTCGGCATCAGCGCCCTCTACCACCGCGGCACCTGGTCACCGCAGCACGCGATCATCCTGCGCCGCTTCGACCACGCCAACATCTTCCTGATCATCGCCGGCACCTACACGCCGCTCGCCATCTCCCTGCTTCAGCCGCGCGACGCGGCCACCCTGCTGGCGATCTGCTGGGGCGGCGCCGCCGTGGGCGTGCTGTTCCGACTGTTCTGGACCGGCGCCCCCCGCTGGCTGTACGTCCCGGCGTACATCGCGCTGGGCTGGGTGGCCATCTTCTACATGCCGCAGATGCTGGCCGGCGGTGGCTGGGCAGTCGTATCGCTGCTCGTGGCAGGCGGCCTCGCCTATACCGCGGGAGCGATGGTCTATGCCGTGAAACGACCCGACCCGTCACCGGCGTGGTTCGGCTACCACGAGATCTTCCACGTGGGCACGGTGGCCGGTTTCGCCTGCCACTTCGCGGCCGTCGCGCTCTCGATCAGCTGA
- the mca gene encoding mycothiol conjugate amidase Mca: MNVVLPAPGEPLRMVAVHAHPDDESSKGAGSTARYAREGVEVTVITCTGGERGDILNPKLRGNAEIEADLPAVRREEMARAQEILGVQHEWLGFEDSGLPSGDPLPPLPEGSFATIPVQEAARPLVEAVRRLRPHVMTTYDENGGYPHPDHIQVHRISMAAFDLAADPEFAPELGEPWAIAKLYYINAFHRQRFAAIARYLREEGQPNEELEDMLLHFDERTDRLLTTRVDVRDYLQVRDDALRAHATQVDPEGPFFRIAHDVDTHAWGTDDYELRISRIGVELPETDLFAGIRHEEPERAQPEEGGWLDLVRSEGHESSSDGEGR; encoded by the coding sequence GTGAACGTCGTCCTGCCTGCCCCCGGTGAGCCCCTGCGCATGGTGGCCGTCCATGCGCACCCCGACGACGAGTCGTCCAAGGGCGCCGGGAGCACCGCCCGCTACGCCCGCGAAGGCGTCGAGGTCACCGTGATCACCTGCACCGGCGGTGAACGCGGCGACATCCTGAACCCCAAGCTGCGCGGCAACGCGGAGATCGAAGCGGACCTCCCGGCCGTGCGGCGTGAGGAGATGGCCCGCGCCCAGGAGATCCTCGGCGTGCAGCACGAATGGCTCGGCTTCGAGGACTCCGGCCTTCCCAGCGGCGACCCGCTGCCGCCGCTGCCCGAGGGCTCCTTCGCGACCATCCCGGTCCAGGAGGCCGCGCGTCCTCTGGTCGAGGCCGTGCGGCGACTGCGCCCCCACGTGATGACCACGTACGACGAGAACGGGGGGTACCCGCACCCCGACCACATCCAGGTGCACCGCATCTCCATGGCCGCCTTCGACCTCGCCGCGGATCCGGAGTTCGCCCCGGAGCTGGGGGAGCCGTGGGCGATCGCCAAGCTCTACTACATCAACGCATTCCACCGGCAGCGCTTCGCGGCGATCGCTCGCTACCTCCGCGAGGAGGGCCAGCCCAACGAGGAGCTGGAGGACATGCTGCTGCACTTCGACGAGCGCACCGACCGCCTGCTCACCACCCGCGTGGACGTGCGCGACTACCTGCAGGTCAGGGACGATGCCCTGCGCGCCCATGCCACCCAGGTCGATCCGGAGGGACCGTTCTTCCGCATCGCGCACGACGTCGACACCCACGCCTGGGGCACCGACGACTACGAACTGCGCATCTCCCGCATCGGTGTGGAGCTGCCGGAGACGGACCTGTTCGCCGGGATCCGCCACGAGGAGCCTGAGAGGGCGCAGCCAGAGGAGGGCGGCTGGCTGGACCTGGTGCGCAGTGAGGGCCATGAGTCGTCGTCCGACGGGGAGGGACGATGA
- a CDS encoding DUF4307 domain-containing protein — MSAAPHRPAERYGGPIVSRRTGRILVVLVAIVFLATVVLIGIRFADQPVKAEMLSYEHVAEDRIAVSFTVTMSPGTEAECAVQAMNEGRAQVGFVEVEVPAQDQRRSAHRVEIATQGDAVSAEVLGCEPR, encoded by the coding sequence ATGAGTGCAGCACCGCATCGCCCGGCCGAGCGCTACGGCGGGCCGATCGTCTCCCGTCGCACCGGCCGCATCCTGGTGGTGCTGGTTGCCATCGTCTTCCTGGCCACCGTGGTGCTGATCGGCATCCGCTTCGCCGATCAGCCCGTCAAGGCCGAGATGCTCAGCTACGAGCACGTGGCCGAGGACAGGATCGCGGTGAGCTTCACCGTGACCATGAGCCCCGGCACAGAGGCGGAATGCGCCGTCCAGGCGATGAACGAAGGCCGTGCCCAGGTCGGGTTCGTCGAGGTGGAGGTGCCTGCACAGGATCAGCGCCGTAGCGCCCACCGCGTGGAGATCGCCACCCAGGGTGATGCCGTCTCGGCGGAGGTGCTGGGCTGCGAGCCCCGCTGA
- the greA gene encoding transcription elongation factor GreA → MSSQPNGAWLTQDAYDRLAKELEELEGPGRAEVAERIAAARDEGDLKENGGYHAAREEQGMMEARIADLQRLLKNAVVGEAPKDDGVVEPGMVVTISLAGKERTFLLGNREIADGDDLEVYSTESPLGAAIHGSSVGQTIDYTAPNGKSFPVEILKAKPYKS, encoded by the coding sequence ATGAGCAGCCAGCCGAATGGCGCCTGGCTCACCCAGGACGCGTACGACCGCCTGGCCAAGGAGCTCGAGGAGCTCGAGGGCCCGGGTCGCGCCGAGGTTGCGGAGCGCATCGCTGCGGCCCGCGACGAGGGCGACCTCAAGGAGAACGGCGGCTATCACGCCGCCCGTGAGGAGCAGGGCATGATGGAGGCGCGCATCGCCGACCTCCAGCGCCTGCTGAAGAACGCCGTGGTGGGCGAGGCCCCCAAGGATGACGGCGTGGTCGAGCCGGGCATGGTCGTGACCATCTCCCTGGCCGGCAAGGAGCGCACCTTCCTGCTGGGCAACCGTGAGATCGCCGACGGCGACGACCTCGAGGTCTACTCGACCGAGTCCCCGCTGGGCGCTGCCATCCATGGCAGCTCCGTCGGTCAGACCATCGACTACACCGCGCCGAACGGCAAGTCGTTCCCGGTGGAGATCCTGAAGGCGAAGCCGTACAAGAGCTGA
- a CDS encoding AI-2E family transporter, with protein sequence MSKLRPAPRPPAVPQEVDEIPIGVRRAAAWSWRLIIVVAAIALVLWGLLKITTIVIPVLIAILLAVMLQPVVQVLTRYTFLGRAASSGIALIGLLLVISGMFTLAGRQLIAQFADIQAKAVDGFQAILDWAQTTFQIDDPMINSAINEGITQLQQNASQLVSSALSTAAVLGNVATGIVICLFTLFFLLSSGTAIWRWVVGLLPPDARIPTHEAFRRGWKALSAYVRTQILVAAVDAVGIALGMVVLGLGSYAVPIWLLVFLFSFIPLVGAFASGAIAVLLVLVLNNWVSALIMLGIVLAVQQIEGNVLQPFLMGKAVEMHPLAVFLGVTAGAMLAGIPGALFAIPLIAFVNATMLYVVGRDPSPELGLDAGAEAHFRQLRRRTVA encoded by the coding sequence ATGTCCAAGCTGCGCCCCGCGCCGCGTCCCCCCGCTGTGCCGCAGGAGGTCGACGAGATCCCGATCGGCGTGCGCCGGGCGGCCGCCTGGTCATGGCGACTGATCATCGTCGTCGCGGCCATCGCCCTGGTGCTGTGGGGTCTGCTGAAGATCACCACCATCGTGATCCCGGTGCTGATCGCGATCCTGCTGGCCGTGATGCTTCAGCCCGTGGTGCAGGTCCTCACCAGGTACACCTTCCTGGGTCGTGCAGCATCCAGCGGCATCGCGCTGATCGGTCTGCTGCTGGTCATCTCCGGGATGTTCACCCTGGCCGGTCGGCAGCTGATCGCCCAGTTCGCCGACATCCAGGCAAAGGCCGTCGACGGCTTCCAGGCGATCCTCGACTGGGCACAGACCACCTTCCAGATCGATGACCCGATGATCAACTCGGCGATCAACGAGGGAATCACCCAGCTTCAGCAGAACGCCTCCCAGCTCGTCAGCAGTGCTCTGAGCACCGCCGCGGTGCTGGGCAACGTGGCGACCGGCATCGTGATCTGCCTGTTCACCCTGTTCTTCCTGCTCTCCAGCGGCACCGCGATCTGGCGCTGGGTGGTGGGGTTGCTGCCCCCGGACGCTCGCATCCCCACCCATGAGGCGTTCCGCCGCGGCTGGAAGGCCCTATCGGCGTATGTGCGCACCCAGATCCTGGTGGCCGCCGTGGACGCCGTGGGCATCGCGCTCGGCATGGTGGTGCTGGGCCTCGGCTCCTACGCGGTGCCGATCTGGCTGCTGGTGTTCCTGTTCAGCTTCATCCCCCTGGTCGGTGCCTTCGCCTCCGGCGCGATCGCCGTACTGCTGGTGCTGGTGCTGAACAACTGGGTATCGGCGCTGATCATGCTGGGCATCGTTCTGGCCGTCCAGCAGATCGAGGGCAACGTGCTGCAGCCGTTCCTGATGGGCAAGGCCGTGGAGATGCATCCGCTGGCCGTGTTCCTGGGCGTCACCGCCGGTGCGATGCTTGCCGGCATCCCCGGGGCGCTGTTCGCGATCCCGCTGATCGCCTTCGTCAACGCCACGATGCTGTACGTGGTGGGGCGTGATCCCAGCCCCGAACTGGGGCTCGATGCTGGGGCCGAAGCCCACTTCCGGCAGCTCCGCCGCCGCACCGTGGCCTGA